CTCTCGAAAGCATCGACTTGCGGTCCAATAGGAGCGATCCAGCCAGAATGAATTGCATCCTCTAAATAGGCCTGTTCACGTCCACTTACATGCGGCGGGGATAACAAGATTCGTGGTAGAATGCTTGGTTGACGAATACTCATGCCTTGCTCCTTTCTCCATTTGGATGCTTTCATCCAGATGGAATACATATCAAATTGATTTATTTATGAGCGTGGTCCATGATATTTTGATTCAAAAAAGACGGATTCCGATATAGTGGAAAATAATTCCCGGCTAACCCAGTGTCACAGAGCGATAAAATGCGATCATACACTTCAGGAAAAAATATTCGCTTACCAAGGTAATAGTCCAGTGGTTCTAGTTGAGTAGCAAATTTTAGTTTGAACTGAAATAGTTCGTCGTTGCCGTTATATCCCCCACCCAAATGAAATCTTTCGTATCCATTCTCCATCCCCCACACGGCTGCTGAGTGGATGAGAAATTTGGTTGGTGACCACTGCAGATAGGCCCGATCCCAACCGCATAAGTGATAATGCATCCATGGTCCATCATGAAGCACAATACTGGCCGCTACAGTTTTCTCCCCATCCATCGCCTCGAACAACTCTACCCGCCCGTCTAACAAACGGCTTGTATCTTCTATAAATTTTTTGGGGAAATAATAGAAGGAATCTGCCTGTAAATCATTTAACGTTCTGTAATATAATTCGGTGAAAATCTCGATCCGATCCCTTAGATCCGACTTTCGAATGGTTAATGGAGATGACTTTGTTTTGCGAATATTTCTTTTATGATTGCTGCCATAATTCTGGATAAGTGCTGACTCCGAGCCAACCGTCAAATCCATATAAGCTGTATTCCGATTCAACTCTGTAGTAAGCCCATTTTGGTATTCGGTGGCATTACCTATTAACGGATGAAATCTTACAAACTCGGTCATGATCCTTTTCGCTTTGCAGTATTCGGTGAACGCTTCACTGAACTGTCGGTACAGCTCCGTTCGTTCAGCTCCTGGCGGCACATTCGATATCGGTCCCCCGTATCCATAAGGTGTGCTAATGTCGTACCACTCACCTTCAAGCCCCAGTTGAATTATTGCGGGAAGATGGCTTATGGAGCGAAGCAAGTATGGATAAATAATAAGCTGGTCACCCTGCTTAAATACAAATAGCTCTGCCTGTTGATGATCATCATCCTCGAACAGCCGAAAAAAATCAGCAGAGAAATAGATATCTTTTCTTTCCATCTGATTCAAATAAGCATCCCATTCTTCAGAATGCGAGCTATTAAGAACGAGGAAATTACTCATACGTCGCCTCCTAAAAGTTATGTTAGCGTATGCTTCCTTGAGGTACTTCGACAAAACTTACTTCGGAAGCATTCGCTGCTAATCCAATATCTTGATCATACGTATACTTTCAGTGCTTAAGCTTAGCTCGGGGTCTCTCTCACGTAAGAATGCATCGGATGAGAGTAACAACAACCTTCTCTCCCGGTCTAGGTCGAGTAACACATCGGTCAGTTGATAACCTCCATCCCACTCTCCACTTTGCAGTTGGATGCGAAAATACTGCTCGCCGAGCCGACCTACGACAGAAGTCTTCTGCTTCGTTCTAATCCTAAAAGAAGAGAATCCGTACTTTAGATGATGTGCCTCTGCCATTGGGTAATCATCAATGATGTACACCACTTCTTCGTCATCTATATGTGCTCCAGTAGCAGTAACATCCGCACTTGCCGCTACTGAACGATCCAAATCCCTCACGTACCAATAAGTACGTCCTTCCTCTGTAAAGCCAAGGCGAAGATACCAAGCATGAGCCTGTTCATTCCATGAGAACACATCAAGTACCAGCTTCTGGATGCCATCCTTCTTGGCTAATTTCTCTCCGTAAGCCATGAGCATTCCGCCAATGCCATCCTTACGATAGGCCGCATCCACATTCAAGTTATTCAGAACTAACATCTGTTCCATTCTTCGCCATTCAGCGAATCCAATGAGAACATCTCCAATATAGGCTCCAATCAACAATGTGGCTGAATGGCCTCCACACTTACAAGCCGCTTGCAGATACGCTGGATAACCTGCACAAGCAAATATCGTTTGATTGTAAACATGCTCCGGTAAGTTGCTCTTCAAGAGCCGGCATGCATGATTAATATCGTCTTCATGCAGCGGTCTAAACTGCACATTCATGCCTGGCCCTCCTTTTTATTCAGCCTATACTCATCCAGAGGTAGGCTATGCCGACCTGGATTGGCTACAACATCATCTTGTCGAATCACCTTCAATACGGTCTTACATAATATGAGAGCATCAAGTCTGAAACTTAGCTTCTCGACATAGGTGACATCATACGAAAGCCGGTCTTTCCACGATGAAGTATTGCGTCCTGACACCTGTGCCAATCCCGTAATTCCTGGTCTTACAGAGAATCGCATCCTCTCCAGTTCGGAGTAATAAGGGCTGTAACGCATGAGCAAGGGTCTTGGGCCAATCAGGCTCATTTCTCCCTTCAGAACATTCACCAATTGCGGTAGCTCATCCAGACTTAGCTTCCGGATTATTCCGCCAAACTTGATATATCGCCGCTCATCCGGTAACGGCTGGCCCTGCGTATCATACAGTTCAGCCATGGTCCGAAATTTGTAGATGAAGAAGGGTTTCTCTCCCCGTCCTGGTCGCTGCTGCTTGAACAAGATTGGGCTTCCAAGCTTCATTCGAATCAACAACGCCACCACAGCCATGACTGGACTAAATATACATAACATAACGATCGCTCCTACAATATCGAAGCCTCGTTTCATATGGCGATACATGTCAGTACTCCTCCCGCCTTTCTCTTAATCCGTAAAAAGACGTTCCGTAAGCGACTTTACTTCTTCCGAATCTGCACTCCAGTAGTACACCTTAGTTCCGACTAATGGATCAGGTGCGAAACTGTTTTTACCCGGAATCTGCTCGTATGTGAAATCCTGAGAAGCTATCCCCTTGAACAACCAAGCTAAGCTGAGCAAATCACTGTCGCTGAAGCTTGTATCGATAATGTCTTTCTTTTCATGAAGTAATAATCCCGCCAGATCCGGAAGATGCTCAGGGCTCAACAGCTTATTGGCCACAGCTCTAACGATATTAAATTGCTCCTCTTGACGACTAAAGTCACCATCTGGAGTCGAGTGCCGCTCCCTCGCTAGGTAGAGTGCATGCACGCCATCCAGATGCTGCTCACCTTTCTTGATGGTAATCTCTGGGGTTATGGTCACATCCTGATCGATCACCATATCAATTCCGCCGATAGAATCGACGAAATCACGTACACCGGAGAAGTTCGTTTTGATGTAATGATGAATGGGGATATTCATAAAGTCGCTCACCGCTTGAATAAGCGTCAGCGTTCCTTGCTGATTCCCACCCTTGGACTCCCCAACAATATGAGCATGATTAATCTTGGTATATCCGACATTTTGCACATAAACCCTTGTGTCTCGCGGCACTGAGACAATATTCACCTTTCGCTGATCCGGCATCACATGCGCTACCATAATCGTGTCAGCACGTGAGCTTTCCCCGCCCCAGGTGTCGGTTCCAATTAACACAACATTGAAGGATGATGTTTTTTTGTCTGTTGCCGCTGGTGTTGCTGTAGGCGGAGGTGTAGTCGGTGGCAGTGCAAGCTCATTCGTATTTTGAGAGTTATTCGGAGTGCCATCCGACTGCGTCTTCCCCACAGGTACCAAAGAAATTTCAGAATTAGGTATCGTCAAGGGATTAAGGACAGCCTTCTGGAAGCGATGTTCAGGATTTAGCACCCCTCTGATCCAGATGCCACCAACGACAATCACAATAAGAAAACCAATCAGGGCGAATCTTCCAATTCGCCTCATGACTATACGCTTTCTTGTGAATTCCCGGTCTCGCTTGCCAGGCAATCTTTTTTTCCAACTACTCATAATCCACTTCATCACTCAGATCCCCGCACGAACTTCGGATTTGATCCGTTCAAGCTCTTGAGTAGCCACCTGTGCTTCTTCCTGAAAGCCCGAATAGCTCGGTATAAGCTGCTTTAATAGTTTCTTGATCTGATAGCTGCTTGGCACAAATTCGTACCGTTTGCACAAATTCTCCAGAACACCAAGGACCAAATTCAGTTCGGATCTGGAAACACTTTGAGGACGACTGATCATTATCCGATAGTTATTGGTGACCATCAATCCTTCCTCTTCCGTCAGGAGTTCCTCATATAGTTTTTCTCCAGGACGAATGCCCGTGATCACGATAGGGATATCTTTATCGGGTTCTAAGCCCGACAAACGTATTAAATCTCTCGCTAGATCGTAAATACGAACCGGCTTACCCATATCAAGCACGAACACCTCGCCCCCTTGTGCCAGCACACTCGCCTGGATAACCAACTGCACAGCTTCAGGGATCGTCATGAAATACCGCACCATATCCATATGGGTAACAGTAACCGGGCCACCACTCTCGATTTGTCTTTTGAATAATGGGATAACACTTCCCCGACTACCGAGTACATTACCGAAACGTACAGCGGCAAAAACCGTCTTGCTGGATGAATTCTGATCATTAATAATCATTTCTGCAGCTCGTTTCGTAGCTCCCATGACACTGGTTGGATTAACCGCTTTGTCTGAAGAGATGAGAATGAACCGTTTAGCACCATATTTGGCACTGGCCTCCGCTACGTTCCTTGTTCCGATGACATTGTTCTTAACTGCCTCCACCGGATTCATTTCCATGAGGGGAACATGTTTGTGCGCGGCGGCGTGATACACGATCGTAGGTCGGAAATTCTGAAAAACACTTTCGATTCGCGACACATCCTGAATATCAGCAATGATGGGTTGAATATTCTGTTCGGGATATAACTGGCGAAGCTCTTGTTCAATAAGGTAAATGCTGTTCTCTCCATGTCCAAGAAGCAGCATTTCCTTCGGACGATATGCAGCGAGTTGCCGGCACAGTTCCGAGCCTATGGAGCCTCCTGCACCCGTAATGAGAATACACTCACTCCCCAAATTCTCGCGTATCTCTTCCGTGTTAATTTCTACTGGAGTTCTACCTAGCAAATCATTTACGGACACTTCACGGATCCGATTGATTGCCGTTTTTCCATCTAAAATATCCGTCATACTAGGCATTAGCTTAATCTGTGCTTTTGTAGATTTGCAGATCTCGATGATCTCCATTAAGTCGTTTTGTGGAGCCGTCGGAAGCGCAATAATAATGAAAGAAATGTCCAACTGCTTCACTGCCTCGGGAATGAAATTTCGGTTACCCACAATCGGCAGACCCATAATCTCCAGCTTTTGTTTGGATGTATCATCATCAATGAAGGCGACCGGATTCATAAATTTAAACTTTGAATGCTTGATATCTTTGTTAACGAGGATTCCTGCCTTTCCAGCCCCAATGATTAGAAGATTACCTTCGAATGAATCCTTCGCTCCCGACGAGACTAACCCATCATTCATAAGACGGTTGACGATTCGCAAACCAGCAATGCCAAGAAACACATATCCAGCTGCAAAATAAATGGATATCGGCAGTCGATATGAAGCGACGAGTACATGAGCGGATACATTAACAACAATGACTCCTACGAGTGTTAAAGCACTCACTTTAAGAAGCTGCAGTATCTCTCCCATTCCGGTGTATCGCCAAATACTGTTATACACTTTGAACCCGAATGAGAAGACCGCGTACACTGAAATGTGAATGAATATTGCCCACGGAAGCATCCACACGTACATCTCTGGGATTTGAAAATCAAACCGAAGTAAAAACACCAGCCACACTGAAGCCGCAATAATCCCCGCATCCAACATGACCAAACGGAAGATCCGCATTCTCATCACTTCTTTCTCCCTAATTAACTAAAAATGTTCATTTACTAGCCTTTTATGTGTGAGCGAATGATCAATCTCCTGACAGGCTCACATGCATTTCAGACGGAACTCGCTTCCTTCCCCCCATATTCAGCGCTTCTATATAGATCGAGTCCATTTCACAGAGCACCGCAGGCAACCCGTAGCGAATAATCCTGTCCTTGTTTGCTTCTCCCATCGTAGCGGTTAATGCTGGATGATCTCGTAGTTGAATTAATGCCTTAGCGGTAGCAGTAATATCATCAACTGGAACCAACATGCCTGTTAATTCATGTTCGATCAAATCGTGAATCCCCCGAATATGCGTACCGATAACAGGTTTACCTGCTGCCATCGCCTCCATAATCGCCCGAGGTAGTCCCTCGCGATAGGACACAAGAACGGCAACATCACACGCTCTAAGTAGATCTGGAATATCCTTACGGTACCCAAGCATATGCACCCGATCGCTAACACCTAGCCGATTGGCTAGTTCCAGTAGTGTTTGCTCGGACGGCCCCGTACCAGCTAAAGCCAGATGGATATTGCCCGCTTCATCACCCAACTGACCCAGCGATTCGATCAGCTGCTTCTGGTTCTTGTTAACGTTCAATTCAGCAACGCATAGTACGACAAAGGGAGGTTCATCATTGTTACTCTTCGGTAGATCAAATAGTTGGCGTCGCCTATCTGTTTTTTCCGTCGCAGCTTCAGGATGTTCCTGTTCGCTGCCGTAAACCTGGAGATCAAGTCCGACACCACTCACATAGGTCACTTTTTTTCGTACAGAAAATTTCTGGGCGCGTTCATAATCTTCACTATTTATGGTGATCAGCACATCTGTCCAGCGAGCCATCAATCGCTCGAGCGGATAATAAAGCATCCAGTTCAGGAGTGGGGCTCCCTTAAAGAAATGAAAGCCATGAGCTGTATACAATGTGCAGGGCACACCTGCCCTACGGGCCGCAATCCGTCCGAGAATCGAAGCGACTGGCGTATGTACATGGACGAACTGAAACCCCTCCTTCATGAAGCTTTCAGTTAATATCCCTAGAGCGGCCCAGTTCTGCACCTGCAAAGGGCTACGTTGTATAGGCACATCGTGGCACACGATCCCCTTCTCTTCTAACCGTAACCTCGCTTCCCCAGGCTGCGCGTAAGCATGCACTTCACACCCCTTTTGTTGCAATAACTCCATGTAAGGTAAATGAAAACTCTCGAAATGCCCATAAATGGAGGCTACAAAAGCAGCTTTTAATGGCCCACAGCCTTCAGCAGGTGTGCTCCCAAACCTCTTGTTATTGCGCTTGTTGCGCTTGTTCTGTTTGTTGTCGTAACTTACGTCCGGTTGACCTTTCAATGCCCTTGGTTCGATACCGCATCACTCCTTTCCGTCCAGTATTCGTTAATCGGATGCAAGCTGCGTTCATAGCCATCATGAACCACCAGTACCGCTGGAATAAGGCTTCGATGCCCATCGAAAGTCCAATCATCGCAGCGTGAGACAGCAGTAATGCCATAATGATCGGTCTGTGAATCGGTTCTGCCGTGCGATAAGATCGGATACCTACGATAAAGAACCAGATCATGAATCCGCCATACACGATCAAGCCCAGTAGTCCGAATTCTGTCATAAACCAAATCGGAGTGTTATGAATAATAATGCGCAGTTCATAGTTATAGGAGCCAAGTCCAATTCCTAACAACGGACTTTGTGCGATCCAATCCACCGCCTTCCCAATGATGTCGAGGCGTGACTGAATCTGCGAGGGTCTACTGGACATATTCCCAAGAACATCCAGATAAGCTGTTCCTTTATACAACAGCAGTGCTACAAATGCGACGCTAAACCCCATACCAATCTTGAGAAGTCGAGATGGATTAGTCAGCAGAAGCGTAAGTAGGACAAGGAACAGACCAATCCATGACGATCGCGAAAAGGTCATCATAATTCCCCCGGCTAGGGTTATTGTCGCTAGGGTACTCACCCATCCCCTAAGTAGCTTCACCCCATCCCCACTCGTCATGATATGAATGGCAAAAGCCGTCACTAATAATCCACCATATGCATTCGGATCAATTAGCATCCCAGACAGTCGACCGTCTTGCACCATAAACGGGACCTTGACTCCACTAAAAAAATCGAACAAAGCGACGCCATTGAAGATCAGTACACTGATCAGAAAAGCTCGTAGCATTTTATATAACCGATCCCAGCTGTCAACAGCCTGAATAAGCATGATATAAGTCAGCAGTAGGAGTATAAACCCAAAATCTTTTTGCAATAGAGCGTATTGCGTAATGAATCCATTGCGCCAAATGGATACAAATGAAGCGAGGACGAAAATAAATAACATCCCCCAATGCCATGAACTGAACTGCCTCGGGTCCAATTTGAGGTGTAAACCTGCTGCAAACAAACCAAGCATTAAGAAAAGGTCAGAGAGTGCGATTCGAAAGGCGCCACCGAAATCAATTTGAGCCGGAAGGCAGATGATGTAACCCATAACCGCAAACAGAAATAAATTACGCATGGTGTAGGGTTTCCCTACAACCGATACAGATGTCATACAAGCCCCTACTTTCCTATGAGAAGATGCCTCTATGCAGCCAATTCCCGTTGTACCTGTTTCCTTGCCTGACGGATTACCAAGAAAAGTACGATCACACTGCCAATCATCTGAACGAATAATGCCAAACTGGCCCCCATCGCAGCGCCTATCACCCCGTAATTAGGTACGAATATTAGACATGAAAGCCCATTAGTGATCACCGAACACAGAAACAATGGAATCTGCGCTTTGTACTTCCCGGTGGCTGTTATGGCATACCACAGGTAAGACGAAACAAATACCAACGTGGTAGAAACGAGCAACCAATGAAACAAACTTATCTCCTCAGCCACTTCAGGACTGAACAATAGGGTTAGTAGCTGATGACCAAACATCCACCCGATCAAACAAGCGAACGCACTAATTCCCACGCCCATTGCAATCATTCGACTGAGTAATGAGACAAACTCCTTATGTCGTCCGGCAGCATGCCAACGGGCTAGACGTGGTGTTATCGCTTCACCGAGTGCAGTAACAACAACATTGCAGGCAACAATCATGTATGAGAGCGTAGCGTATACACCTAGGTCATGTTCCCCTTTAAAATAAGAGATCGCGTATAGTGGGATATTCGTATTTAGCGACATCAACGCCAACACAACACCAAGGGGGGAACTAACGATCAGCAATCCCCATAGGCGTCTTTTGTTAAAAAGTGGCCTGAGCGACGTATACACTCTCGCTTTGCGAGCATCATATCCAATCGTTATCGCTAACCATCCGATAATCATGACTAATAACGCTAGAACGAGACTCTGTGTAGGGATAAATACGAGGGCGAAGACAAGTATGGAGAACAATCCTTTAGCAGCTCTCGAGAAAGAGATTTGATCTAGCCTCTCCTGCTTCTGAACAATACCCAATAAAATATCGCTGACCGACTCAACAATTCTATACAATCCGATGAAAAATATGACTAAAACTGTATTCCAATCAAAACCACTGACTATGCAAAAACCTGCTGTGATCGTGAATGCAACAGCGGTTGTCACGAGACGAAGCCCAAAAAAATCTCCAAAAAGGTATTTCCCCGATGTATTAACGATCAAGACCGAACGAAGATGTAAATGCGACAGCATGAATATGGGAGCGGTTACCGCAAGCCCTAGTGAATATTGCCCAACGATTTCGGGTGACCCAAATTTATTAAGAAGTATTACAATCACGAACTGAGCACCTGCGTAAGTGATATTCCCGAATAAATAACGAAGAGAAGCAAATGTCATAATACGTTAGACCATTCCGGAAGATGAAGCCCAATCGGCAAAATCTTCACTGCGAATCTTGTAGCGTTTGCTACTCTTTCGATAATTCAAAACTGCTCCCAATACATGCGCCCCTTGCTGCTCAAGCATCTGTTTCGCAGAGCTCGTATGCTTTAAGAGCACTTTCCCAGATTTCACAACTAACAGTACCCCTTCTGTCATCTTTCCCAAGATAAGGGCATCCGAGAAGGGCATTAACACAGAAGAAGAATCGATGACAATCGTATCAAATCGATCGCTAAGCTCTGCGAATAACCTCTTCATTCCTGATGATCTTAGTAAATCAGCCGGATTCGGGGAGATTGGACCAGAAGTCAGTACAGAAAGTCCTTCTGAATCCTCAATAGGAAAAATACAATCATCCACACGGGTTTGATCCACTAAGATACTACTTAATCCGACCCAATTGGGCAGATCGAATGCCTTATGCACGGTTGGCGTGCGCAAATCTGCATCTATCAGTAGCACGGTTCTTCCGGTTTCCGCCATCGCTATGGCCAAGTTCATCGCCACTGTCGACTTTCCTTCATCTGGAAGAGAGCTTGTGACTAATAAAGATCGGATTTCTCCACCTACTCGGGTATAGCGAATATTGGATCGTATCGTTCGAAATTGATCTCCACTAGATGATTTCGGTTGTTCCAGGCAATACAGTCTTGGCGTTTTCTTCTTCATGTCTGCTGGCTCCTTCTACTGAATTGGATTTCGTCTTCGCCCGCCGTTTCCGTGGCTTCAATTTCCCCACCGTTCCCAGAAGAGGAAGCTGCAAATCCAACTGAATGTTTTTGGCGCTTCTCACAGGTTTCTCCGCCAATTCCCGTAGAATGGAAATTGCGATCCCAGCAATCAATGAAAGTCCGAAAGCAACGACCATATTGAAGAGCGGCTTGGGCGTGATCGCCTCGAAAGGAACCTTGGCTCGGTCGAGAAACACAACATTCTCTACCCCCATAATCGCTTGGATGTTCTCGTTGAAAGCCTCCCCAAAACCATTCACGATATCCGTTGCCCGCTGAGCATTAGAATCCGTCACAATAACCGTCGTCACGAGTGACTCACTATTTGTTCTTGTCTTAACTTTTTCTAATAGTTTTTCAGGGGTCATGTTTAATTGCAGCCTTCTAACGACCTCTTCAGCGATTCTACTGCTTCGGATAATTTCCCCGTAAGTGGTTACTAGTTTTTGCCCAGCCATAATGTCATTGATTGCTTTCTGTTGCCTGTCACCTTGAATAAGAATAGAAGCTGTCGCCTCGTATTTCGGCTTCAAAACATAGTAGCTAACGAAACTAGCGAGACCGACCGCAACGATACATAACACAATGATGAACAGCAGCCTACGTTTCACTAGCTTCAAGATGCTGCCTAGTTCGAATTCCATCTTTCATTTCTCCTAACCGTTAATGTATTTTCGTCTTCTTCAACAAGTGTTTTATTGTATATTTATATTCTCGTTATCCCAATATATGTCCAAAAAGAGTTGGGAATTTATATGCCTTCTTTTTAATAGATCCACCCGAATCTCTATTAAACTCCAACAGAAATAAGCAGTCTACCAGTATGATCCTACTGGTAGACTGCCTTTTATCTTTACTGCTTTGCTCTCTGAAATTCATTTAAAACTAGCAAGTTAAATTAGTTCTTCACTCATTCGTTGGTGTAATGTGTAAGGTAACTAATTATTCT
The window above is part of the Paenibacillus sp. FSL K6-0276 genome. Proteins encoded here:
- a CDS encoding GNAT family N-acetyltransferase, giving the protein MSNFLVLNSSHSEEWDAYLNQMERKDIYFSADFFRLFEDDDHQQAELFVFKQGDQLIIYPYLLRSISHLPAIIQLGLEGEWYDISTPYGYGGPISNVPPGAERTELYRQFSEAFTEYCKAKRIMTEFVRFHPLIGNATEYQNGLTTELNRNTAYMDLTVGSESALIQNYGSNHKRNIRKTKSSPLTIRKSDLRDRIEIFTELYYRTLNDLQADSFYYFPKKFIEDTSRLLDGRVELFEAMDGEKTVAASIVLHDGPWMHYHLCGWDRAYLQWSPTKFLIHSAAVWGMENGYERFHLGGGYNGNDELFQFKLKFATQLEPLDYYLGKRIFFPEVYDRILSLCDTGLAGNYFPLYRNPSFLNQNIMDHAHK
- a CDS encoding GNAT family N-acetyltransferase; its protein translation is MNVQFRPLHEDDINHACRLLKSNLPEHVYNQTIFACAGYPAYLQAACKCGGHSATLLIGAYIGDVLIGFAEWRRMEQMLVLNNLNVDAAYRKDGIGGMLMAYGEKLAKKDGIQKLVLDVFSWNEQAHAWYLRLGFTEEGRTYWYVRDLDRSVAASADVTATGAHIDDEEVVYIIDDYPMAEAHHLKYGFSSFRIRTKQKTSVVGRLGEQYFRIQLQSGEWDGGYQLTDVLLDLDRERRLLLLSSDAFLRERDPELSLSTESIRMIKILD
- a CDS encoding sugar transferase; translated protein: MKRGFDIVGAIVMLCIFSPVMAVVALLIRMKLGSPILFKQQRPGRGEKPFFIYKFRTMAELYDTQGQPLPDERRYIKFGGIIRKLSLDELPQLVNVLKGEMSLIGPRPLLMRYSPYYSELERMRFSVRPGITGLAQVSGRNTSSWKDRLSYDVTYVEKLSFRLDALILCKTVLKVIRQDDVVANPGRHSLPLDEYRLNKKEGQA
- a CDS encoding LCP family protein gives rise to the protein MKWIMSSWKKRLPGKRDREFTRKRIVMRRIGRFALIGFLIVIVVGGIWIRGVLNPEHRFQKAVLNPLTIPNSEISLVPVGKTQSDGTPNNSQNTNELALPPTTPPPTATPAATDKKTSSFNVVLIGTDTWGGESSRADTIMVAHVMPDQRKVNIVSVPRDTRVYVQNVGYTKINHAHIVGESKGGNQQGTLTLIQAVSDFMNIPIHHYIKTNFSGVRDFVDSIGGIDMVIDQDVTITPEITIKKGEQHLDGVHALYLARERHSTPDGDFSRQEEQFNIVRAVANKLLSPEHLPDLAGLLLHEKKDIIDTSFSDSDLLSLAWLFKGIASQDFTYEQIPGKNSFAPDPLVGTKVYYWSADSEEVKSLTERLFTD
- a CDS encoding nucleoside-diphosphate sugar epimerase/dehydratase — its product is MRMRIFRLVMLDAGIIAASVWLVFLLRFDFQIPEMYVWMLPWAIFIHISVYAVFSFGFKVYNSIWRYTGMGEILQLLKVSALTLVGVIVVNVSAHVLVASYRLPISIYFAAGYVFLGIAGLRIVNRLMNDGLVSSGAKDSFEGNLLIIGAGKAGILVNKDIKHSKFKFMNPVAFIDDDTSKQKLEIMGLPIVGNRNFIPEAVKQLDISFIIIALPTAPQNDLMEIIEICKSTKAQIKLMPSMTDILDGKTAINRIREVSVNDLLGRTPVEINTEEIRENLGSECILITGAGGSIGSELCRQLAAYRPKEMLLLGHGENSIYLIEQELRQLYPEQNIQPIIADIQDVSRIESVFQNFRPTIVYHAAAHKHVPLMEMNPVEAVKNNVIGTRNVAEASAKYGAKRFILISSDKAVNPTSVMGATKRAAEMIINDQNSSSKTVFAAVRFGNVLGSRGSVIPLFKRQIESGGPVTVTHMDMVRYFMTIPEAVQLVIQASVLAQGGEVFVLDMGKPVRIYDLARDLIRLSGLEPDKDIPIVITGIRPGEKLYEELLTEEEGLMVTNNYRIMISRPQSVSRSELNLVLGVLENLCKRYEFVPSSYQIKKLLKQLIPSYSGFQEEAQVATQELERIKSEVRAGI
- a CDS encoding glycosyltransferase family 4 protein encodes the protein MKGQPDVSYDNKQNKRNKRNNKRFGSTPAEGCGPLKAAFVASIYGHFESFHLPYMELLQQKGCEVHAYAQPGEARLRLEEKGIVCHDVPIQRSPLQVQNWAALGILTESFMKEGFQFVHVHTPVASILGRIAARRAGVPCTLYTAHGFHFFKGAPLLNWMLYYPLERLMARWTDVLITINSEDYERAQKFSVRKKVTYVSGVGLDLQVYGSEQEHPEAATEKTDRRRQLFDLPKSNNDEPPFVVLCVAELNVNKNQKQLIESLGQLGDEAGNIHLALAGTGPSEQTLLELANRLGVSDRVHMLGYRKDIPDLLRACDVAVLVSYREGLPRAIMEAMAAGKPVIGTHIRGIHDLIEHELTGMLVPVDDITATAKALIQLRDHPALTATMGEANKDRIIRYGLPAVLCEMDSIYIEALNMGGRKRVPSEMHVSLSGD
- a CDS encoding O-antigen ligase family protein, translated to MTSVSVVGKPYTMRNLFLFAVMGYIICLPAQIDFGGAFRIALSDLFLMLGLFAAGLHLKLDPRQFSSWHWGMLFIFVLASFVSIWRNGFITQYALLQKDFGFILLLLTYIMLIQAVDSWDRLYKMLRAFLISVLIFNGVALFDFFSGVKVPFMVQDGRLSGMLIDPNAYGGLLVTAFAIHIMTSGDGVKLLRGWVSTLATITLAGGIMMTFSRSSWIGLFLVLLTLLLTNPSRLLKIGMGFSVAFVALLLYKGTAYLDVLGNMSSRPSQIQSRLDIIGKAVDWIAQSPLLGIGLGSYNYELRIIIHNTPIWFMTEFGLLGLIVYGGFMIWFFIVGIRSYRTAEPIHRPIIMALLLSHAAMIGLSMGIEALFQRYWWFMMAMNAACIRLTNTGRKGVMRYRTKGIERSTGRKLRQQTEQAQQAQ
- a CDS encoding oligosaccharide flippase family protein is translated as MTFASLRYLFGNITYAGAQFVIVILLNKFGSPEIVGQYSLGLAVTAPIFMLSHLHLRSVLIVNTSGKYLFGDFFGLRLVTTAVAFTITAGFCIVSGFDWNTVLVIFFIGLYRIVESVSDILLGIVQKQERLDQISFSRAAKGLFSILVFALVFIPTQSLVLALLVMIIGWLAITIGYDARKARVYTSLRPLFNKRRLWGLLIVSSPLGVVLALMSLNTNIPLYAISYFKGEHDLGVYATLSYMIVACNVVVTALGEAITPRLARWHAAGRHKEFVSLLSRMIAMGVGISAFACLIGWMFGHQLLTLLFSPEVAEEISLFHWLLVSTTLVFVSSYLWYAITATGKYKAQIPLFLCSVITNGLSCLIFVPNYGVIGAAMGASLALFVQMIGSVIVLFLVIRQARKQVQRELAA
- a CDS encoding CpsD/CapB family tyrosine-protein kinase — its product is MKKKTPRLYCLEQPKSSSGDQFRTIRSNIRYTRVGGEIRSLLVTSSLPDEGKSTVAMNLAIAMAETGRTVLLIDADLRTPTVHKAFDLPNWVGLSSILVDQTRVDDCIFPIEDSEGLSVLTSGPISPNPADLLRSSGMKRLFAELSDRFDTIVIDSSSVLMPFSDALILGKMTEGVLLVVKSGKVLLKHTSSAKQMLEQQGAHVLGAVLNYRKSSKRYKIRSEDFADWASSSGMV
- a CDS encoding Wzz/FepE/Etk N-terminal domain-containing protein, with the translated sequence MEFELGSILKLVKRRLLFIIVLCIVAVGLASFVSYYVLKPKYEATASILIQGDRQQKAINDIMAGQKLVTTYGEIIRSSRIAEEVVRRLQLNMTPEKLLEKVKTRTNSESLVTTVIVTDSNAQRATDIVNGFGEAFNENIQAIMGVENVVFLDRAKVPFEAITPKPLFNMVVAFGLSLIAGIAISILRELAEKPVRSAKNIQLDLQLPLLGTVGKLKPRKRRAKTKSNSVEGASRHEEENAKTVLPGTTEII